The window CAATATTTAAAGCCGCCGCTACCTCTGGATTCCACAACGGGCGATCGCAACTAGCCACTGATTTGACAACCACAATACCAGAGTTGTCCGATTGAGTACGACAGACTAACACTCGTTCGGCATTGAGAAATTGCCGCACTTCGGCGACTGTAGCTTCTAAAATCTCTTTTAAATCTAACGACTGGCGAATGCGTTCGGAAATTTTCCCTAACAACTTCTCTCTTTCTGCTTGTTGTTTGAGCGCAATCACATCCATTTGACGTTCGATCGCATAGCGCATTGCTCGTGCTAGCAACTCACCATCAAAATTTCCCTTAACCAAATAATCTTGCGCTCCCTGTCGTACTGCTTCGAGTGCAACTGTCTCATCATCAAGAACCGTCAAGACTACAATCGGAATATAGGGTGCCTTAGCTTTTACTTCCGCAATAGTTCCCAGTCCTTTGCTATCCGGTAGAGACAAATCTAATAAAATAACTTCAATCGAACACTGGGTAGCTTCCTGCCGAGTTAAATAATCTAGCCCTTCTTCCAAGCGATTAAACGCTGTCAATTCAAAGCTAAGATCGCTGTCTACCTCAGCCAAAAGCTCCTCGATCAATTCTGTCTCAGCGAGGTTATCTTCGATTAAAAGAATTTTTAGGGAATGGCTACACATCGCTTCGCCGAGGTTTAAAGTAGTCATAACTACTGTTTTTGTGAGATAGCACTCTTATCTAGCATCAATCAGTAAATCTAGAGAACTTTGGCAATAGTCTTCAGTGGCGATCGCTAATCCCGATAAAGGTAATTTTTCCTGATTGTCCCTAAAAGAAGTTCAGCAGTTTCTACTGTCATATCACACAACCGTTTTAAGACGACAATCTCAATCATAGCCGAACTATCAATTTTGCTCTTCGTTAAATTTCTACATTCGATTTCCAGTTAGTGAGAGTCGGATCGAGGCAACGAACCACTTCTGCTTTTGCGCAGTTTAGCTGATTGTGCCATAGTCTAACTTAGATTAGCAGAATCGTGTAGCGATCGCTACCACATTCTTGCTCCTGATTTGTCTGGACAGGAGATAGGAACAAACCAAACCCCGATTAAGAATTATTTCTGTATATTACGCTCCAGAAAAGAAAGGTCAATTGTCCCAAAATTAGTTACTAGAGCTACATTGAGATTTTCTAAAGAACAAACCAGCCAAGAAATCTCTTCCACTCGCTGGGATTCATAATAGTTAAACAACAGGGAAAACTGTTTTTCTAAATGAGGCTTAACTGGGCGGGATAACAAGGCAATTTTTAGGAGCAAACCCATCGTTCTCACTACTCCTAAATTGGAAACTAAATCGATAAAAAGATAATAGTTAGGATGCTCTGGGGTTTCAACTAAAAATTTAAATAATTTGCTACAAGTTCGCATAAGTAACATTTCATTTAAAGGTAAATTTTCGCTTTCTGGAAAAGTATCTTGTAGTTGTCTTTCTAAACGTTTATTAAAATAATTATTCCCATATTTGGGGTCAATATTAGCAACTAAATATTCGTAGAGATCGGCTTTAAAATCTTTATAAGAGTGAGTTCTAGTAGTTCGTGTTAAGAAAATTTGCGCTAAGTCCCGGTAAGAGTAGGAACCATCAACTTTACCGATAAACTGCTTCAGTGCGTCATAGAGTTCGCGATCGCTTAATAAGGTAGGATTGGATAAAGGTGTAACTATTCTGGGACTATTTTTCGATGCGTGCAGTTGTCTGACGAGGTAAGTTGCATATTGAGACAGGCTAATTTCAAACTCTCGTTGCTGTTGCGTTTGCAGATCGCGAATAGCTTGTCTTTGTTCGTAAGAACTTGTCTCGCACATCAGATAATGATTGTAAAGATAAGGATAGCGACGAATTAGTTGACCTAAAGGAATATCGGTTTGTAAATCAACAATTTTGGGATGGGGTTCGACAACGTGAAGTAAACGTTTGAGCGAGAGAAATTCTTCACTTTGAATAAATATTTGTCTCAGTTGTTGTAAGCGCCTAACAACTAAAGAATAAGAAGCAATAATTCTTGAACGAGGCGAGGCGTTTTCCAACATATCTACTAAACTAAATATTGCGGTTTCTCGTTGGGAACGTCTTTGCCAATGGTTGATTAAAATAGTGCAGCAACGATTGAGTATATACTTAAAATTTTGCGGGTTATCTAAGAAGGCAACAATGCGATATAAAGCTGCTTCAATCTCTGGATTAGGATAGTTTTTCCCATCGATAAACAACTGACGAAACCTTTTAAGTAAAGCTTCTGGAGTCTCTTTTTCGACTAAATCGAGCCAATGATCGTAAAGAATTTGTTCGTCGCTACTGGTTGGTTGTGTATTGATTTCGGGAAAATCCACACTGGGATTAAGTTTTTTCAGTTCTTCTTTCACCCAATTCAGGTTAAATACTAACTTATAAATCGAGTTATAAACTTTAAGAACTGGTTTATTGTAGCGCTTTCCCGCTCGCACTTTTACTACTAATCCTGATAAGCGCAAAGCAATTTGTTCGCTACTTTCGTCGGCTAAAATTTCGCCTTGTTCGAGAATTTCTTGATACAGGGTTAGCAATTTTACGCTCAGATCGCCCTTGTGGAGTAGACGAGAGCGAATCGAGCGCAAATGTTCTGGTTCGTCTTGTGCTTCCCAGTTTTCAATAATCTGCGATCGCACAATTTTTTCGATTATAGTTACTTCTTTTCCTTGAGCAATAAATTCGCTGTTTGTTTGCACTAAATGGCAGATTTTTTGAGTTAAAAAAGGTTTGCCTGCCGTCCAAGCTAAAATAACTTTCAACACTGCTAAAGGATTATCTGCTTTGTTAGCTAATCCTCTCGCTAATCCAGCACATTCACCTAAGTGAAAACCTGTTAAACGAATGGGACGACCGATATTAAAAGGAGTACAATCTTTATCTGTAATTAATTCTGAGGGAGTTGCTACGCCTAACAATACCCAAGTAAGACGTTGATATTCTGATTTGTAAGCACGTTTATTATAACAAGCACGAATTAAGGCAAAAAAATCATTAACTGGGAAATTCAAACTAAGTACACTATCAATCTCATCAATAAAAATTACCACTTCTTCGGCAATTTCTGGCAGTAAAATTTCTTGTAAAAATGCGTCTAAACGCTGCACTGGAGAGAGGAATTCTCGCTGACACCACCAATCACCTAGATCGATTTTCTCTAAGAGATGAAAACTACTAGCTAAAGTATAGGTAATACCCGCATACCATCGATCTGAAGTAATATTTTGACTGCCGATAGCTGTTAAATCTACCGCAACACAACAAATCCCTTGAGCTTGCAATCTTTGCATAGTGCGCACGCGCAAACTTGATTTCCCCATTTGTCTCGAATTAAGAACATAACAAAATTCTCCTGCTCGTATTCCTTGATATAATTCAGCATCAGCCTTTCTAATTGCGTAGGTTGGTGAGTTTACAGGTAAACTACCGCCGACTTGATAACTATAGGCTGAGTTAAATGATAACTCCATTGATGCACCTCGATCTGGTTTTAATTCTCAACCTAAACATAAATTTGTTCTAGCTTATCTTTATTTGGAATTTTTTGCCAATATTTTTCTTCGAGTCTGGAACCTGAGATTATTCTTTGGTTGCCATTTAATTAGTGGCTAAATTAACTTGAAAATATTGGCGGTAGAGGCGAGAGCGTGGTGTTACTTGATTGCCATGTAAATTCACTAATCCTAAACTGTGTAATTTAAACGATTGCCTTGACTCTAATTGTACCGGGCTGTCACTATTAACTACTTTTTTCAAGGCAGTAGCTAACTCGGGATGTTGTTCTAAATTCCATAAATGTCGTCGCAGATGATCGTTATATAATCCCGAATTTGTGGCGGCAGTTTTGAGTAATTCTGTTAAGGTAATTTCTTGACGAGAAATGTGATAAAGTGCGAGGCGAATTAAATAAGGATGTCCGCCAACTAAGTTCATCAGTTGGTCAACTTCATTTTGGCACCAAGTTAATCCATGTCTTCTGGTTAAATCAACAACCATTTCGGGTTGGAATTCGGGTAATTCTACGGGAAGTCCGACGTTAAAGGGAGATTGGTTAATATCCATCGGGACATAAACTTCAGTGGAATGAACGATAATTAAACGAAGTTTTTGCCAAATTTCTTGATTTTTGGCTTCTTCATGCCATGCTCGCAATAAACCAAAGAAGTCGGCAGCAATTTCGGGATATTTAAAGATGACATCGAGTTCATCTAAACCTAAAACTAAAACTGGATCGATTTTGGCTAAAATGTATCTTTCAAAGTAGGCTTTACAAGCGACTTTGTCACCGAAAAGACTATGCCAATGTCGCTCTAAACAGTCGGGTAATTCTAGTTGAAGCGCTACATTAATGCTAAACCATTTTAAGAATAACTCTAAGTCGCGAAAAATTTTGCGGTCGGCGAGTTGAAAGCTTAAGGGAACGATAGCATATCCTTGAACTTGGGCGTAGTGCATTATTCTTGCCATTAAAGAAGTTTTACCCATTTGTCTGGGTGCTTTAATGCGAATTAATGCACCAGGTTTGCTAATGGCTTCGTAAGAGCGGCGATCGCTACCCGGTCTTTCGATGTAAAATGCAGAGGCGAGTTCTACTTGTCCCCGTGGTAATTCTGGTTCGGCGACGGGTTGGGGCGGGCGATCGGGTATAACTGCATAAGGAGCGATCGATTGGGTTTGGCTGTGGGTGTAAATCTGGCTGTTTCCAGTGTATCCTTTGCAGGCGAGTAACTCGAAGACGCTTTGAATCGTGTTTTCTGTATCGGCTGGTTGGTTCCACTCTACCAGAGGCGTACCTTGTAAATAACCTCGCAGATCGTGGTTGAGTAAACTTAAAGGACAATTGAGACGAATAGAAACGATCGCTGGTTTGGAGTCATTTCTACTATCTCGCAAAGTTTTGACCAGTCGCACTTCTTCTGTCACCAT is drawn from Oscillatoria salina IIICB1 and contains these coding sequences:
- a CDS encoding response regulator encodes the protein MTTLNLGEAMCSHSLKILLIEDNLAETELIEELLAEVDSDLSFELTAFNRLEEGLDYLTRQEATQCSIEVILLDLSLPDSKGLGTIAEVKAKAPYIPIVVLTVLDDETVALEAVRQGAQDYLVKGNFDGELLARAMRYAIERQMDVIALKQQAEREKLLGKISERIRQSLDLKEILEATVAEVRQFLNAERVLVCRTQSDNSGIVVVKSVASCDRPLWNPEVAAALNIVVQQSSNSEVIEFGENVAGEELEEEQMDLIANSLVKSLLTVPIWQCEPTLKGKNEELQGESFLWGM
- a CDS encoding AAA-like domain-containing protein, giving the protein MELSFNSAYSYQVGGSLPVNSPTYAIRKADAELYQGIRAGEFCYVLNSRQMGKSSLRVRTMQRLQAQGICCVAVDLTAIGSQNITSDRWYAGITYTLASSFHLLEKIDLGDWWCQREFLSPVQRLDAFLQEILLPEIAEEVVIFIDEIDSVLSLNFPVNDFFALIRACYNKRAYKSEYQRLTWVLLGVATPSELITDKDCTPFNIGRPIRLTGFHLGECAGLARGLANKADNPLAVLKVILAWTAGKPFLTQKICHLVQTNSEFIAQGKEVTIIEKIVRSQIIENWEAQDEPEHLRSIRSRLLHKGDLSVKLLTLYQEILEQGEILADESSEQIALRLSGLVVKVRAGKRYNKPVLKVYNSIYKLVFNLNWVKEELKKLNPSVDFPEINTQPTSSDEQILYDHWLDLVEKETPEALLKRFRQLFIDGKNYPNPEIEAALYRIVAFLDNPQNFKYILNRCCTILINHWQRRSQRETAIFSLVDMLENASPRSRIIASYSLVVRRLQQLRQIFIQSEEFLSLKRLLHVVEPHPKIVDLQTDIPLGQLIRRYPYLYNHYLMCETSSYEQRQAIRDLQTQQQREFEISLSQYATYLVRQLHASKNSPRIVTPLSNPTLLSDRELYDALKQFIGKVDGSYSYRDLAQIFLTRTTRTHSYKDFKADLYEYLVANIDPKYGNNYFNKRLERQLQDTFPESENLPLNEMLLMRTCSKLFKFLVETPEHPNYYLFIDLVSNLGVVRTMGLLLKIALLSRPVKPHLEKQFSLLFNYYESQRVEEISWLVCSLENLNVALVTNFGTIDLSFLERNIQK
- a CDS encoding AAA-like domain-containing protein, with the protein product MLNLTLASFRHYAQSDRLRVASVANQLHTCEGDLHNYLTIAKLRYTTRKRKLNEQSAQTMNQLEFTQAFLNLTPRQEEVLLKILAGEKDAAIAQTLHITKDTVRKHVENICKAFALSTPEDSGHSHRPELISLFAKYRPDLFSTTQEQNKSRLQIVLSYHQIKEAEVEAIAQLETALKNQGYDIFLANNSLRAASNGLQSLYSALSNCDCLLLLLSPLAACSEMVTEEVRLVKTLRDSRNDSKPAIVSIRLNCPLSLLNHDLRGYLQGTPLVEWNQPADTENTIQSVFELLACKGYTGNSQIYTHSQTQSIAPYAVIPDRPPQPVAEPELPRGQVELASAFYIERPGSDRRSYEAISKPGALIRIKAPRQMGKTSLMARIMHYAQVQGYAIVPLSFQLADRKIFRDLELFLKWFSINVALQLELPDCLERHWHSLFGDKVACKAYFERYILAKIDPVLVLGLDELDVIFKYPEIAADFFGLLRAWHEEAKNQEIWQKLRLIIVHSTEVYVPMDINQSPFNVGLPVELPEFQPEMVVDLTRRHGLTWCQNEVDQLMNLVGGHPYLIRLALYHISRQEITLTELLKTAATNSGLYNDHLRRHLWNLEQHPELATALKKVVNSDSPVQLESRQSFKLHSLGLVNLHGNQVTPRSRLYRQYFQVNLATN